One stretch of Lytechinus variegatus isolate NC3 chromosome 17, Lvar_3.0, whole genome shotgun sequence DNA includes these proteins:
- the LOC121431212 gene encoding uncharacterized protein LOC121431212, with protein MASLVDIMQDCRLYMRPFQRHLLRYYSPGVDSLHSRIPLPLTIRRSLAPWTRPAFVAQGKPLQTPLPSASVTTDASLSGWGGHCEGEMVSGDWAYPGALPHINVLEMQAVSNALRHFQHKLIGRTVLVRTDNRSVAAYINRQGGTRSNSLDALAAGLWKWCRATKIVPIASYIPGRDNLIADFLSRGRCLPSEWALNPEIFRSILHRWGPLDIDLFATALNRKLPVFCSRVNEMEASHLDAFSMNWGHQRCYAFPPFSLIPQVLRKVKADRAWVLLIAPNWPGRAWFPQLLELLVGDPLTLPPTSQLVSQPLSGIRHPRPESLHLTAWPLSGRMPGP; from the coding sequence ATGGCCAGCTTAGTAGACATAATGCAAGATTGTCGTCTCTATATGAGGCCCTTCCAAAGACATCTTCTCCGCTACTACAGCCCCGGAGTAGACTCACTGCATTCTCGGATTCCCTTGCCACTGACTATCCGTCGCAGTTTAGCGCCCTGGACTCGCCCAGCATTCGTGGCTCAGGGCAAGCCACTACAGACTCCCCTCCCGTCAGCCTCAGTGACCACCGACGCCTCGCTCTCCGGTTGGGGAGGCCACTGCGAGGGGGAGATGGTGTCCGGAGATTGGGCTTATCCAGGCGCCCTCCCTCACATCAATGTGTTGGAGATGCAAGCGGTGTCCAACGCACTTCGCCACTTTCAGCACAAGCTAATCGGGCGGACAGTGCTGGTCCGCACGGACAACAGGTCTGTGGCAGCCTACATAAACAGGCAAGGGGGCACACGGTCGAATTCTCTTGACGCGTTGGCTGCGGGTCTCTGGAAGTGGTGTCGTGCAACAAAGATTGTCCCGATTGCCTCGTACATACCGGGCAGGGACAACCTCATAGCCGACTTCCTCTCTCGGGGGCGCTGCCTCCCCTCCGAGTGGGCACTAAACCCAGAGATCTTCAGGTCGATTCTCCACCGCTGGGGACCGCTGGACATCGACCTGTTCGCAACAGCGCTGAATCGGAAGCTCCCAGTCTTCTGCTCTCGAGTAAACGAGATGGAAGCGTCACATCTCGATGCTTTCTCAATGAACTGGGGACATCAGAGGTGCTATGCCTTCCCGCCTTTCTCCCTGATCCCGCAGGTCCTCCGGAAGGTGAAGGCGGACAGGGCGTGGGTACTTCTCATAGCACCCAACTGGCCGGGAAGGGCGTGGTTCCCCCAACTACTGGAATTATTAGTGGGGGATCCTCTCACTCTACCTCCGACAAGTCAGTTAGTTTCCCAGCCCCTCTCGGGAATCAGGCATCCGCGGCCGGAGTCACTACACTTGACTGCGTGGCCGCTCTCGGGGAGGATGCCCGGGCCCTAG